Proteins encoded in a region of the Zunongwangia endophytica genome:
- a CDS encoding IS3 family transposase, with the protein MIQCFGISKQAFYKRLRSQKTRQVQQQLIIRLIKEYRSKYGMRTGGIKLYKELKNDMNRLGIKIGRDKFYRVMRINNLLVPKTKRFHITTDSKHRFFKYRNMIKNKVPSRPEQLWVSDITYIKTQSGHSYLALVTDAYSKQIMGYKLASHMKTSLCIDALKMALKNRKYKNQKLIHHSDRGIQYCNPLYTGFAEQEGILMSMTEKYDPYENAIAERINRTLKYEYDLKRTIKNTKLAKKIVKRAVEIYNNKRPHFSLKLNTPNFVHLNKNVDYHSYKKNKQNLEVLTI; encoded by the coding sequence TTGATCCAATGTTTTGGGATTTCTAAACAAGCTTTTTATAAACGATTAAGATCTCAAAAGACCAGACAAGTTCAGCAACAGCTGATCATTCGGCTTATAAAAGAGTACCGAAGTAAGTATGGAATGCGTACCGGTGGGATTAAACTCTATAAGGAATTAAAGAATGATATGAACCGACTCGGTATTAAAATAGGAAGGGATAAATTCTATCGAGTAATGCGTATCAACAATCTTTTAGTACCTAAAACAAAGCGGTTCCATATCACAACCGATTCAAAACATCGATTCTTTAAATACAGAAACATGATAAAGAATAAAGTACCTAGTAGACCTGAACAACTTTGGGTAAGTGATATCACCTATATCAAAACACAGAGCGGCCATAGTTACCTGGCTCTGGTCACAGACGCCTATTCAAAGCAAATTATGGGGTACAAACTAGCAAGCCATATGAAAACCTCACTTTGTATCGATGCACTTAAAATGGCGCTTAAAAATAGAAAATACAAGAATCAGAAACTCATCCATCATTCCGATCGCGGAATTCAGTATTGTAATCCACTATATACCGGCTTCGCTGAGCAAGAAGGAATACTTATGAGTATGACCGAAAAGTATGATCCTTATGAAAATGCGATAGCAGAACGCATTAACAGAACACTCAAATATGAATACGATTTAAAACGTACCATAAAAAATACTAAATTAGCTAAGAAGATAGTCAAACGAGCCGTGGAAATTTATAATAACAAGCGACCACATTTTAGTCTCAAATTGAACACCCCTAACTTTGTTCATTTGAATAAAAATGTAGACTATCATTCCTACAAAAAAAACAAACAGAATTTAGAAGTATTGACCATTTAA
- a CDS encoding IS3 family transposase, whose protein sequence is MIKAKENAKGSATLSAITACFGLKRDAYYKYKSREDKRLKIEKKVIDIVKKKRRSLPREGVRKLARSLSKEFTNADLKIGRDTLFNILRKHNMLTLRKKYSSRTTNSLHRFYKYKNIIKDVETTRSNQIWVSDITYIRTIKGFCYLALITDMHSRKIVGYDISNSLELKGCVRALNKALYQAKDIDALIHHSDRGIQYCSNVYTQILKRNNIGISMTEENHCYENAMAERVNGILKDEFYLDQTFDSLQHAKRATENAINLYNEIRLHLSLDYQTPNMVYKLTA, encoded by the coding sequence TTGATCAAAGCAAAAGAGAACGCTAAAGGATCTGCTACTCTTTCAGCTATAACAGCTTGTTTTGGCCTTAAACGGGATGCATACTACAAATACAAAAGTAGAGAGGACAAACGTTTGAAAATAGAGAAAAAAGTTATTGATATAGTCAAGAAAAAGCGCAGATCACTTCCCAGAGAAGGGGTTAGAAAACTTGCCAGATCACTGAGCAAAGAGTTTACAAATGCCGATTTAAAAATAGGCAGGGATACCTTATTCAACATTCTTAGAAAACACAATATGCTGACACTTAGAAAAAAATACAGCTCTAGAACAACGAACTCATTACACAGGTTCTACAAGTATAAGAATATCATTAAAGATGTAGAAACAACTAGATCAAACCAAATCTGGGTGAGCGATATCACTTATATCAGAACTATAAAAGGCTTTTGTTACCTAGCACTCATTACAGATATGCATAGTCGCAAAATTGTCGGCTATGACATCAGCAATAGCCTAGAACTAAAAGGCTGTGTAAGAGCTTTGAACAAAGCCTTATATCAAGCTAAAGATATTGACGCACTTATACACCATTCTGACAGAGGTATCCAGTATTGCAGCAATGTATACACACAGATCCTTAAAAGAAATAATATAGGAATCAGTATGACCGAAGAGAACCATTGCTACGAAAACGCGATGGCAGAACGTGTAAATGGCATATTAAAAGACGAGTTCTATCTCGACCAGACCTTTGATAGTCTACAACACGCTAAGAGGGCTACAGAAAATGCAATTAATTTGTATAATGAAATAAGATTACATTTATCTTTAGACTATCAAACACCAAATATGGTTTATAAATTAACAGCTTAA
- a CDS encoding IS630 transposase-related protein has translation MKERNQHCRKNSYKKVGYDLKLVIIDQIQNAQISINHAALKYQVSRASIYYWLKKYSTLEQKKQGMSKKYEIKKLKEKIEELEFVKDFQQDIIADMELITGVDMAKKSLPKTLADEIEKKKLNRSKENG, from the coding sequence ATGAAAGAACGAAATCAACACTGTCGAAAAAATTCCTACAAAAAAGTGGGATACGATCTTAAACTGGTCATCATTGATCAGATACAGAATGCGCAGATTTCTATTAATCATGCTGCTCTTAAATATCAAGTTTCCAGAGCTTCCATCTATTACTGGTTAAAAAAATACAGTACTTTAGAACAAAAGAAACAAGGGATGAGCAAAAAATATGAAATCAAGAAACTAAAGGAAAAAATAGAGGAACTCGAGTTTGTAAAAGACTTCCAGCAAGACATTATTGCTGACATGGAGCTTATTACAGGAGTTGATATGGCAAAAAAGTCATTACCCAAAACATTAGCAGACGAGATCGAAAAAAAGAAACTAAACCGTTCAAAAGAAAATGGTTGA